One window of Methanobacterium alkalithermotolerans genomic DNA carries:
- a CDS encoding CoB--CoM heterodisulfide reductase iron-sulfur subunit A family protein, whose product MAEEKKEETMEEPKIGVYVCHCGINIGGVVDIAAVEEYAKSLPNVVLANEYKYYCSDPGQMEIQKDIKEKGLNRIVVAACSPRLHEPTFRRCVEEAGLNPYLFEFANIREHDSWVHMNEPEAATEKAKDLVRMAVAKARLLEALESSTVSVTDKAMVIGGGVAGIQAALDLADMGFKTYMIEKQPTIGGRMGQLDKTFPTLDCSMCILAPKMVDVGKHENIELITYAEVKQVDGYIGNFKVKVEKKPRFIDEELCVGCGSCVEVCPIEMPNYFDEGIGMVKAAYIPFPQAVPLCATIDKDYCIECKLCDQICERGAVKHDQEPEEIEMDIGTIIVATGYDPYDPTEKLEYGYGSHTNVITGMELERQINASGPTEGKVVKPSDGEKPKSVAFIHCVGSRDEQVGKPYCSRVCCMYAMKNAQLIKDKMPDTDVALYYMDIRAFGKGFEEFYKRSQEKYGIKFIRGRPAEVLENPDLTLTVRGEDTLIGKTTEYAYDMVVLGVGLIPPEGAEELRQTIGLSKSADGFLMEAHPKLRPVDTLTDGVYLAGVSQGPKDIPDAVAQASGAAARAAIPMVKGEVSIEPIVATNDLDVCGGCEVCIELCPYGALQIEDEQAAINVALCKGCGTCVGACPSGAMDQQHFKTDQIMAQIEAAMNEDAK is encoded by the coding sequence ATGGCAGAAGAAAAGAAAGAAGAAACCATGGAAGAACCAAAAATTGGAGTTTACGTGTGTCACTGTGGTATAAACATCGGTGGTGTTGTAGATATTGCCGCAGTTGAAGAATATGCTAAGTCTCTACCAAATGTGGTTCTGGCTAATGAATACAAATACTACTGTTCTGACCCAGGACAAATGGAAATTCAAAAAGACATTAAAGAAAAGGGATTAAACCGAATTGTTGTTGCTGCTTGTTCCCCTCGTCTCCACGAACCAACTTTCCGAAGATGTGTGGAAGAAGCTGGACTGAACCCTTATCTCTTTGAATTTGCTAACATCCGGGAACACGATTCCTGGGTACATATGAATGAACCAGAAGCTGCTACTGAAAAGGCTAAAGATTTAGTTCGAATGGCAGTAGCTAAGGCAAGATTACTGGAAGCTCTAGAATCATCCACAGTAAGTGTAACTGATAAAGCGATGGTTATTGGAGGAGGAGTAGCAGGTATTCAAGCTGCACTTGATTTAGCAGATATGGGATTCAAAACCTACATGATAGAAAAACAACCTACCATTGGTGGAAGAATGGGACAACTGGATAAAACATTCCCTACCCTGGATTGTTCCATGTGTATCCTTGCTCCTAAGATGGTGGATGTAGGAAAGCACGAAAACATCGAGCTTATAACATATGCTGAAGTAAAACAAGTGGATGGTTACATTGGTAACTTCAAAGTCAAAGTAGAGAAAAAACCACGATTCATAGACGAAGAACTATGTGTGGGTTGCGGATCATGTGTGGAAGTATGCCCAATTGAAATGCCAAATTACTTCGATGAAGGTATTGGTATGGTTAAAGCAGCTTACATACCATTCCCTCAAGCAGTACCACTGTGTGCTACCATTGATAAAGATTACTGTATCGAATGTAAACTCTGTGACCAGATTTGTGAACGGGGAGCAGTTAAGCACGACCAGGAACCAGAAGAAATTGAAATGGATATAGGTACCATTATTGTGGCTACTGGTTACGACCCTTACGACCCTACTGAAAAACTGGAATACGGTTACGGAAGCCACACCAATGTGATTACTGGTATGGAACTGGAAAGGCAGATTAATGCATCCGGGCCAACTGAAGGTAAAGTAGTTAAGCCTTCTGATGGTGAGAAACCAAAAAGCGTAGCTTTCATCCACTGTGTAGGATCCCGGGATGAGCAGGTGGGTAAACCATACTGTTCCCGTGTGTGCTGTATGTATGCTATGAAAAATGCTCAGCTAATCAAAGATAAAATGCCAGATACTGATGTAGCTCTTTACTACATGGATATTCGAGCATTTGGTAAAGGATTCGAAGAGTTCTACAAACGATCCCAGGAAAAATATGGAATCAAGTTTATCCGTGGACGACCAGCTGAAGTACTAGAAAACCCTGATCTTACCTTAACTGTAAGGGGAGAAGATACTTTAATTGGAAAAACAACAGAATATGCGTATGATATGGTGGTTTTAGGTGTAGGTTTAATACCTCCTGAAGGAGCTGAAGAACTAAGGCAGACCATTGGTCTATCTAAATCTGCAGATGGATTCCTGATGGAAGCTCACCCTAAACTAAGACCAGTAGATACCTTAACTGATGGTGTATACCTCGCTGGTGTATCACAAGGTCCTAAAGATATTCCTGACGCTGTAGCACAAGCATCTGGTGCAGCTGCTCGAGCAGCTATCCCTATGGTCAAAGGAGAAGTTTCCATTGAACCTATTGTGGCTACTAACGATCTGGATGTATGTGGTGGATGTGAAGTCTGTATTGAGCTATGCCCCTATGGTGCACTACAAATTGAAGATGAACAGGCTGCCATTAATGTGGCTCTATGTAAAGGATGCGGAACCTGTGTAGGTGCCTGCCCATCTGGAGCTATGGACCAGCAACACTTCAAAACCGATCAAATCATGGCCCAAATTGAAGCAGCCATGAATGAAGACGCAAAATAA
- a CDS encoding FIST signal transduction protein yields MIAAGGYSELKDSVDAGEQAITNALTGMNKDPDLVFLFTTDSYNQKKVFNAVKSRIGNSKLVGFCGGGIITPKGVLNQGVGVLCCSGDKMEVKTSLQKNVEENSFQVGKSAGQELLSSGIKKGTIFIFPEGFASHLSHLIQGMYHSLGPEYKYAGGGAGDNLKFFKTFQFTEKGVESGALASALVGGIDLEIYLGHGWKPKKDPMVITESEGKKVIQINGISAFDSYSRQLGSIDKDNFSQYGMKYPLGFPDLSGNYLIRDPINLNPDNSIEFVSEIPKNAVGNVMEGEIGDLIKTAGEIADQAKSKIEKPKFILLFDCISRYLLMQDKFQDEVELVHQKIGREVPLIGALTFGEVGCYSDVPLLHNKTMVMVLG; encoded by the coding sequence ATGATAGCCGCTGGTGGATATAGTGAACTTAAAGATTCAGTTGATGCCGGAGAGCAGGCCATTACTAATGCGTTGACTGGAATGAATAAGGATCCAGACCTGGTTTTTTTGTTTACAACTGATTCTTATAATCAGAAAAAAGTATTTAATGCAGTTAAATCTCGAATTGGAAATTCTAAGTTGGTGGGCTTTTGTGGTGGGGGAATTATTACTCCTAAGGGTGTCCTCAATCAGGGTGTAGGTGTGCTCTGCTGCAGTGGGGATAAAATGGAAGTAAAAACATCACTGCAAAAAAATGTGGAAGAAAACTCCTTTCAGGTAGGAAAATCTGCAGGTCAGGAACTTTTATCCAGTGGAATAAAAAAGGGAACTATTTTTATATTTCCAGAAGGATTTGCATCCCATTTATCCCATTTAATTCAGGGCATGTATCACTCCCTGGGGCCGGAATATAAATATGCCGGTGGCGGAGCAGGAGATAACCTTAAGTTTTTCAAAACTTTTCAATTTACAGAAAAAGGAGTAGAAAGTGGTGCTCTGGCATCAGCACTGGTAGGAGGTATTGATTTAGAAATTTACCTGGGGCATGGATGGAAACCAAAAAAAGATCCCATGGTAATTACTGAATCTGAGGGTAAAAAGGTTATTCAAATAAATGGTATTAGTGCCTTTGATTCCTACTCCCGGCAGCTGGGTTCAATAGATAAGGATAATTTTTCACAGTATGGTATGAAATATCCGCTGGGCTTCCCGGATTTATCTGGAAATTACCTCATACGGGACCCCATAAATCTAAATCCGGATAATAGCATTGAGTTTGTAAGTGAGATTCCAAAAAATGCAGTGGGTAATGTAATGGAAGGAGAAATTGGGGATTTAATTAAAACTGCAGGAGAAATAGCTGATCAGGCTAAGTCTAAAATTGAAAAACCAAAATTTATACTGTTATTTGACTGCATATCCCGATACCTGTTAATGCAGGATAAATTTCAGGACGAGGTGGAGCTGGTACATCAAAAAATTGGAAGGGAAGTTCCTCTTATTGGTGCCCTTACCTTTGGGGAAGTAGGATGCTATAGTGATGTGCCCCTCTTGCACAACAAAACCATGGTAATGGTGCTGGGATAA
- the glyA gene encoding serine hydroxymethyltransferase, with protein sequence MSENQIYAQEIKNLMKEHNQWMENSINLIASENITSSLVKEASISDLSHRYAEGVSGCRLYEGCECIDGIEDLTVHLSKKLFNAEHANVQPTSGVVANLASFFAFTKPGDSIMAMEVPYGGHISHANVSAAGIRGLKVYTHPFDFDKMNIDAEAMKKMILEIKPKIVLLGGSLFLFPHPVEEAREAADEVGAKVMYDGAHVLGLIAGKHFQDPLKEGADLLVGSTHKTFPGPQGGIILCKDEISEKIDEAVFPGVVSNHHLHHMAGLGIATAEMLEFGEAYSRQIVKNAQALAQSLHELGFNVLCEDSGFTQSHQVVMDVSDVGRASELSKILESNNIILNKNLLPWDDVNRSDDPSGIRVGTQEITRRGLKESHMSEVAQYIKKVAVDGLDLREDISHFMSQYTQVHYAFTLDEAYKYVEL encoded by the coding sequence ATGTCTGAAAATCAAATTTATGCTCAGGAAATTAAAAATCTCATGAAAGAGCACAATCAGTGGATGGAAAATAGTATTAACCTCATTGCCAGTGAAAACATTACCAGCTCGCTGGTAAAAGAGGCCAGTATATCGGACCTATCCCATAGATACGCTGAAGGCGTATCAGGGTGCCGACTATATGAGGGCTGTGAGTGTATAGATGGTATCGAGGATTTGACGGTACACTTATCCAAAAAACTTTTTAATGCAGAGCATGCCAATGTACAGCCTACTTCTGGCGTTGTAGCTAATTTGGCATCTTTTTTTGCATTTACTAAACCTGGAGATTCTATAATGGCCATGGAAGTACCTTATGGAGGTCATATTTCTCATGCCAATGTTAGTGCTGCAGGTATTAGGGGATTAAAGGTTTATACTCATCCTTTTGATTTTGATAAAATGAATATCGATGCTGAAGCCATGAAGAAGATGATCCTGGAAATTAAGCCAAAAATTGTTCTTTTAGGCGGTAGCCTATTTTTATTCCCTCATCCTGTAGAAGAGGCTCGTGAAGCTGCAGATGAAGTAGGGGCGAAAGTAATGTATGACGGGGCCCATGTATTGGGACTAATAGCAGGCAAGCACTTCCAGGACCCTCTTAAAGAAGGGGCGGATTTGCTGGTGGGAAGTACCCATAAGACATTTCCAGGACCACAGGGAGGTATAATCCTCTGCAAGGATGAAATAAGTGAAAAAATCGACGAAGCAGTATTCCCTGGAGTGGTAAGTAACCACCACCTCCACCACATGGCCGGGCTGGGAATTGCCACTGCGGAAATGCTGGAATTTGGTGAAGCTTATTCTCGTCAGATAGTTAAAAATGCTCAGGCACTGGCCCAGAGTCTTCATGAACTGGGATTCAATGTGTTGTGTGAAGATTCCGGATTCACCCAATCTCATCAAGTAGTAATGGATGTTTCTGATGTGGGAAGGGCATCAGAACTATCTAAAATTCTGGAATCTAACAACATTATTCTAAATAAAAATTTACTTCCCTGGGATGATGTAAATCGTTCCGATGATCCTTCTGGTATCAGGGTGGGTACTCAGGAAATTACCCGCAGGGGCCTCAAAGAGTCTCATATGAGTGAAGTTGCCCAGTACATCAAAAAAGTAGCAGTAGACGGACTGGACCTTAGAGAAGATATTTCTCATTTTATGAGCCAGTATACTCAGGTTCACTACGCTTTCACCCTTGATGAGGCCTATAAATACGTGGAGTTATAA
- a CDS encoding DUF192 domain-containing protein: MSSKMNLINHTQKKIIGPVEFADSFFSRFRGLMLKTKIESGLVLKIPAGRGKRGSAIHMFFMRMPLDVIFADKNKEVVDMVSLEPWKTYTPKAPARYVIELEKGILEKTKVSLGDRLEFKKIVIN; the protein is encoded by the coding sequence ATGTCTTCAAAGATGAATTTGATTAACCATACCCAGAAAAAGATAATTGGTCCAGTTGAATTTGCAGACAGTTTTTTTTCTCGTTTTCGAGGTCTGATGTTAAAAACAAAAATAGAATCCGGTTTGGTGCTTAAAATTCCTGCCGGAAGAGGTAAAAGAGGTTCTGCCATACACATGTTTTTTATGCGTATGCCTCTGGATGTTATTTTCGCAGATAAAAATAAAGAAGTGGTGGATATGGTCTCATTAGAACCATGGAAAACTTATACCCCTAAAGCTCCGGCTAGATATGTTATTGAACTGGAAAAAGGTATTCTGGAAAAAACTAAAGTGTCTCTGGGAGACCGCCTTGAATTTAAAAAAATAGTTATTAACTAG
- the ileS gene encoding isoleucine--tRNA ligase codes for MPIQEAEKSYQPQIIEDKIQNFWIENQIYNKTKLLREDQPTYSFLDGPPYCSGRIHLGTAWNKIIKDTHLRFKSMNGFNIRRQAGWDAHGLPIEHKVEGLLGLKSKKEIETKIGIENFISKCREFAIENKAMMTEQFQKIGIWMDWDDPYVTFDPQYMESCWWTLKQAHKKDLLVNDLRVITWCPRCETALALAEIDYENKDDPSIYVKFPFKNPEIAENGKEFVMIWTTTPWTLPANMAVCVHPEFDYAYVKIKDEVYVMAEALVDSLFGEEDYEILKIVKGSYLEGKKYLHPLNKEIAKQKEFTHLILPGEHVTLTEGTGCVHTAPGHGPEDFEIGKEYGLPIFCPVDDAGLFKEEAGKYAGQFVKDADPFIIADLDAHGFLFKEGTINHRYGFCWRCKTPIIYLATQQWFLKITEIKDQMLSELDKVEWVPSWAGESRFRNWIENARDWTISRQRYWGIPIPIWSCEDCDEITVLGSVSELKEKANENNLQGDFIHRPHVDDITLPCACGGIMKRTPDVLDVWIDSGVAGWASLHYPQKKDLFEKWFPYDFITEGHDQTRGWFYSQLGTGVIALDKTPYQKVLMHGFTLDEEGRKMSKSLGNVVEPEEVIENYGADILRFYLLWANKPWDDLKFVWDELKNVSKMFNIWWNVYVFSTTYMALDNFNPLQCTPENIQLRDEDRWILSRINSVAREVTESLNNLFFHKATRSLNHFILEDLSRWYVRLIRGRTWVEKDDPDKLGAYHTLYTVLKMLITMMAPIAPHISEEMYHNLIKEVNPQSKESVHMLDWNYSEELIDEKLESQMDVVRHIIEAGARGRDVARYKLRWPVSEIIVVSEDENVLKAAQSLQKVIMEQANTKKVLTNQEFPELKINVLPNMKTLGPKLRQDVPLVAAELRKQDGKTIKKEMETKNILKIELEDKVIELNPEDVVYETELPEDVVSAEFEGGSVFINTQITPDILSESMARELIRRIQDMRKDMDLDVESNIEVEVSCSTSLQNLVQPHYDFMAHEVRAQKIIFGENKGEYTKEWKIEDENLSVSIKKA; via the coding sequence ATGCCCATCCAGGAGGCAGAAAAATCATATCAACCTCAAATCATAGAGGATAAAATCCAGAACTTCTGGATTGAAAATCAAATTTATAATAAAACCAAACTATTAAGAGAAGACCAGCCCACTTATTCATTTTTAGATGGCCCTCCATATTGCAGTGGACGAATACACCTGGGAACAGCCTGGAATAAAATTATTAAGGACACCCATCTTCGTTTTAAAAGCATGAATGGTTTCAATATCAGGCGCCAGGCCGGCTGGGATGCCCACGGCCTTCCCATAGAACACAAGGTGGAAGGGCTGCTGGGCCTTAAAAGCAAGAAAGAAATTGAAACTAAAATAGGGATTGAAAACTTCATCAGCAAATGCAGGGAATTTGCTATTGAAAATAAGGCTATGATGACAGAACAATTCCAAAAAATTGGAATATGGATGGATTGGGATGATCCCTATGTAACTTTTGATCCCCAGTATATGGAATCCTGCTGGTGGACCCTTAAACAGGCCCATAAAAAAGATTTGCTGGTAAATGATCTGCGGGTTATAACCTGGTGCCCTCGCTGCGAAACAGCCCTGGCCCTGGCGGAAATTGACTATGAAAATAAGGATGATCCTTCTATTTACGTTAAATTTCCTTTTAAAAATCCTGAAATTGCTGAAAATGGCAAAGAATTTGTCATGATATGGACCACCACTCCCTGGACTCTTCCTGCTAATATGGCGGTATGTGTGCATCCTGAATTTGATTATGCCTATGTGAAAATAAAGGACGAAGTATATGTAATGGCCGAAGCACTGGTGGATTCTCTCTTTGGGGAAGAAGACTATGAAATCCTGAAGATAGTAAAAGGATCATACCTGGAAGGAAAAAAATATTTACATCCTTTAAATAAGGAAATAGCCAAACAAAAGGAATTTACTCATTTGATTCTTCCAGGAGAACACGTAACTCTTACTGAAGGTACAGGTTGTGTACATACTGCTCCTGGGCACGGGCCAGAGGATTTTGAAATCGGGAAAGAGTATGGGCTACCTATATTCTGCCCGGTGGATGATGCGGGATTATTTAAAGAAGAAGCAGGAAAATATGCGGGACAATTTGTTAAAGATGCGGATCCTTTTATAATTGCTGATCTGGATGCGCATGGATTTTTGTTTAAAGAAGGCACTATTAATCACCGTTATGGGTTTTGCTGGAGATGTAAAACTCCCATTATTTACCTGGCTACCCAGCAATGGTTTTTAAAGATAACCGAAATCAAGGATCAGATGCTCAGTGAACTGGATAAAGTGGAATGGGTTCCTTCCTGGGCGGGAGAAAGCAGGTTCCGTAACTGGATTGAGAATGCCCGGGACTGGACCATATCCCGACAAAGGTACTGGGGAATACCCATCCCTATCTGGTCCTGTGAGGACTGTGATGAAATAACGGTACTGGGTTCGGTAAGCGAACTTAAAGAAAAAGCCAATGAAAACAATCTACAGGGAGACTTTATTCACCGGCCCCATGTGGACGATATTACCCTGCCCTGCGCCTGTGGAGGAATAATGAAACGTACCCCTGATGTACTGGATGTGTGGATAGATTCCGGGGTGGCAGGATGGGCATCACTCCATTATCCTCAAAAAAAGGATTTATTTGAAAAATGGTTCCCCTATGACTTTATTACTGAAGGTCATGACCAGACCAGGGGATGGTTCTATTCTCAACTGGGTACCGGGGTAATTGCCCTGGATAAAACACCTTATCAGAAGGTACTCATGCATGGGTTTACCCTGGATGAAGAAGGTAGGAAGATGAGTAAATCCCTGGGTAATGTGGTGGAGCCAGAAGAGGTTATAGAAAATTACGGTGCAGATATCCTCCGTTTTTATCTTTTATGGGCAAATAAACCATGGGACGACCTTAAATTCGTCTGGGATGAGCTTAAGAATGTAAGTAAAATGTTCAATATCTGGTGGAATGTATATGTATTTTCCACCACCTATATGGCCCTGGATAATTTTAACCCACTTCAATGCACTCCCGAAAACATTCAATTAAGGGATGAAGACCGCTGGATTCTCTCCCGAATTAATTCAGTGGCCCGGGAAGTTACAGAATCCCTTAATAACCTTTTCTTCCATAAGGCCACCCGGAGCCTCAATCATTTCATTCTGGAGGATTTAAGTCGCTGGTATGTAAGACTAATACGGGGACGTACCTGGGTAGAAAAAGATGATCCTGATAAATTAGGGGCTTATCATACGCTCTACACTGTACTGAAAATGCTTATTACCATGATGGCGCCTATAGCTCCCCACATAAGTGAAGAAATGTATCATAATCTCATTAAAGAGGTGAACCCTCAATCCAAAGAAAGTGTGCATATGCTGGACTGGAATTATTCAGAGGAACTTATTGATGAGAAATTAGAGTCCCAAATGGATGTAGTAAGGCATATCATTGAGGCAGGGGCTCGTGGAAGGGATGTGGCTAGATACAAACTCAGATGGCCAGTAAGTGAAATCATAGTGGTATCTGAAGATGAAAATGTTCTAAAAGCTGCCCAATCACTTCAAAAGGTAATTATGGAGCAGGCCAATACAAAAAAAGTATTGACTAATCAGGAATTTCCAGAATTAAAAATTAATGTCCTGCCTAATATGAAAACACTGGGCCCTAAACTGCGTCAGGATGTTCCGCTGGTGGCCGCTGAACTAAGAAAACAGGATGGAAAAACTATAAAAAAGGAAATGGAAACGAAAAACATCTTAAAAATAGAACTGGAAGATAAAGTCATAGAATTAAATCCAGAAGATGTGGTATATGAAACTGAGCTCCCTGAAGATGTGGTAAGTGCTGAATTTGAAGGAGGGAGTGTATTCATAAACACTCAAATCACACCTGATATACTATCAGAATCCATGGCCCGGGAATTAATAAGAAGAATCCAGGACATGAGAAAAGATATGGATCTGGATGTGGAGTCTAATATTGAGGTGGAAGTAAGCTGCAGTACCTCACTACAGAACCTGGTACAACCTCACTATGATTTCATGGCCCATGAAGTAAGGGCACAAAAAATCATTTTTGGAGAAAATAAAGGAGAATATACTAAAGAATGGAAAATAGAAGATGAAAATCTTTCTGTTTCAATAAAAAAAGCATAA
- a CDS encoding methionine adenosyltransferase: protein MRNIIVEKLNQTPIEEQDIEIVERKGIGHPDSISDGIAESVSRALCNAYLERFGTIMHHNTDEVQITAGESNPVFGGGEVIKPMDILLTGRGISEIDGEKIGLDRIAITAAKDYLKENIINLDVESCAVVECKIGHGSGDLRDVFARKGKAPLSNDTSFGVGFAPFSETETIVMEAEYLLNSPQFKKKYPAVGEDIKVMGLREGDKIILTVAVAMVDKYVADLDAYLEMVAVVKEEVYQLASQFTSRDLEVFVNTADRCEEDGTPSVYITVTGTSAEMGDDGSVGRGNRANGLITPNRPMSMEATSGKNPINHVGKIYNLLSTQMAADVVEAVEGVQQAHIMILSQIGKPIDQPKAANSQIILQPGYSMEDVQKKVESVMDNWLEDTSSITEMLVKGKLRTF, encoded by the coding sequence ATGAGGAATATTATTGTAGAAAAACTTAATCAAACTCCCATTGAGGAGCAGGACATAGAAATAGTGGAGCGAAAAGGTATAGGCCATCCAGATAGTATAAGTGATGGAATTGCAGAATCCGTAAGCAGGGCTCTTTGCAATGCGTACCTGGAGAGATTTGGAACCATAATGCACCATAATACTGATGAAGTTCAGATTACTGCCGGTGAATCTAACCCGGTATTTGGTGGGGGGGAAGTAATCAAACCTATGGATATCCTTTTAACCGGGAGGGGAATATCTGAAATAGATGGCGAAAAAATAGGCCTGGATAGAATAGCCATCACCGCAGCAAAAGACTACCTCAAAGAGAATATTATTAATCTGGATGTGGAAAGCTGTGCTGTAGTGGAATGTAAAATTGGACACGGGTCAGGAGATTTAAGAGACGTATTTGCCCGAAAAGGAAAAGCTCCTCTTTCCAATGATACCTCTTTTGGTGTGGGATTTGCTCCTTTTTCTGAAACAGAAACCATTGTAATGGAAGCAGAATACCTTTTAAATTCTCCTCAGTTTAAAAAGAAATATCCTGCTGTAGGGGAAGATATTAAAGTCATGGGTCTTAGGGAAGGAGATAAAATTATTCTTACTGTGGCTGTGGCCATGGTGGATAAATATGTGGCTGATCTGGATGCTTACCTGGAAATGGTAGCTGTAGTTAAAGAAGAGGTTTATCAGCTTGCCAGCCAGTTTACTTCAAGGGATTTAGAAGTGTTTGTAAATACTGCTGACCGTTGTGAAGAAGATGGAACACCTTCTGTTTACATTACCGTCACCGGTACTTCTGCTGAAATGGGAGATGATGGATCAGTTGGGAGGGGTAACCGGGCTAACGGCCTTATTACACCAAACCGACCCATGTCTATGGAAGCTACATCTGGTAAAAACCCCATAAATCACGTGGGTAAAATCTATAACCTCCTGTCCACTCAGATGGCGGCAGATGTTGTAGAAGCGGTGGAAGGGGTTCAACAGGCCCATATAATGATTTTATCTCAGATAGGTAAACCTATTGACCAGCCCAAGGCTGCTAATTCCCAGATAATTCTACAACCGGGTTACAGTATGGAAGATGTACAGAAAAAAGTGGAAAGTGTGATGGATAACTGGTTAGAAGATACATCCAGCATCACTGAAATGCTGGTAAAAGGAAAGCTCCGAACCTTTTAA
- a CDS encoding HEAT repeat domain-containing protein, producing MAEQTKRIDFLIKKLENEDWVVREDAAELLAEVGDPRAVEYLIKALEDEDYHVREAAALALATFDSKEAIDPLIKLLGDEKSGVRYGSALALSILGDKRAIKPLERATEDENKVVQKAANMALNEIRKRV from the coding sequence ATGGCAGAACAAACAAAACGGATAGATTTTCTTATTAAAAAACTGGAAAATGAAGATTGGGTGGTAAGAGAAGACGCTGCTGAACTTTTAGCTGAGGTTGGGGATCCAAGAGCAGTTGAATACCTGATAAAAGCCCTGGAAGATGAGGACTATCATGTAAGGGAAGCAGCTGCATTGGCACTGGCTACCTTTGATAGTAAGGAGGCAATAGATCCCCTGATTAAATTACTGGGTGATGAAAAATCAGGAGTAAGATATGGTTCTGCTCTGGCTTTATCCATTTTGGGGGATAAAAGGGCGATAAAACCTCTGGAAAGGGCTACCGAAGATGAAAATAAAGTGGTGCAAAAAGCAGCTAATATGGCCCTCAATGAAATAAGAAAGCGAGTATAA
- a CDS encoding dihydromethanopterin reductase (acceptor) translates to MRVGWAFTGAGHLLLESVEELEKLALNHEVTVLLSKAGEEVLKMYGLYDRVKNVTGGYYRELAREKDQEFSFPITGRLSMGRYDLFIVSPTTSNTIAKIVHGIADTLVTNAVAQAGKGKIKTLIVPVDLEAGDVETVLPSKLERDKCEDCQTCKSAAACPKDAIIPGLEIDLLKCSGCGACQIACPFGAVSGGKIITIYMRQLDVENTHKLTHLEGVSILRYPSHIQDNL, encoded by the coding sequence ATGCGTGTGGGTTGGGCATTTACCGGGGCAGGGCATCTGCTTCTGGAGAGTGTGGAAGAACTGGAAAAACTGGCCTTAAACCATGAAGTTACCGTACTGTTATCTAAAGCTGGGGAAGAAGTATTAAAAATGTATGGTCTTTATGATCGGGTTAAAAATGTTACCGGGGGATATTACCGGGAATTAGCCCGGGAAAAAGATCAAGAATTTAGTTTTCCCATTACCGGTCGATTATCCATGGGTCGCTATGATCTTTTCATAGTATCCCCCACCACTTCCAATACCATTGCCAAAATAGTGCATGGTATAGCAGATACCCTGGTTACCAATGCGGTGGCCCAGGCTGGAAAAGGGAAAATTAAAACCCTGATCGTACCTGTAGATTTAGAAGCAGGAGATGTGGAAACAGTGCTGCCTTCTAAACTGGAACGTGATAAATGTGAAGATTGCCAAACATGTAAATCCGCCGCAGCCTGCCCTAAAGACGCCATAATTCCTGGATTAGAGATTGATCTTTTGAAATGTTCTGGCTGCGGAGCCTGTCAAATTGCCTGCCCATTTGGGGCAGTATCTGGGGGTAAAATTATTACCATCTATATGAGACAGCTTGATGTTGAAAATACCCATAAATTAACTCATTTAGAGGGCGTTTCCATTTTAAGATACCCTTCCCATATACAGGATAATTTATAA